Proteins found in one Ferrovibrio sp. MS7 genomic segment:
- a CDS encoding TetR/AcrR family transcriptional regulator: MRLVSTNSEKPGKRQRTRAQLVQAARIVFSVKGLQGASIQEIAAEAGLANGTFYNYFQTKEEIAQAVAVESAVALSQRIAQAHAGVEDGAERVAIGARHYMRLAVHEPVLAGLIVHLAAETSDFAANVRGYVQADFQLGQRQGRFAQIPAPLALDFIFTTVLMGMRRLLQQQTRNSLAYASSVVTLVLSGLGMPQAEAAKIARRPLPPLPEN, from the coding sequence ATGAGACTTGTCTCAACTAATAGCGAAAAACCTGGCAAGCGGCAACGGACTCGTGCACAGCTTGTCCAGGCCGCGAGAATCGTCTTTTCGGTCAAGGGCTTACAGGGTGCCTCGATTCAGGAAATCGCCGCAGAAGCCGGTCTCGCCAATGGCACTTTCTACAATTATTTCCAGACCAAAGAGGAAATCGCCCAGGCCGTCGCGGTCGAATCAGCGGTGGCGCTGAGCCAGCGCATCGCCCAGGCCCATGCTGGTGTCGAAGATGGCGCCGAGCGCGTTGCCATTGGCGCCAGGCATTATATGCGGCTCGCCGTGCATGAACCTGTGCTGGCCGGCCTGATCGTACATCTGGCCGCCGAAACGTCCGACTTCGCCGCCAACGTGCGCGGTTATGTGCAGGCAGATTTCCAGCTTGGCCAGCGCCAGGGGCGCTTTGCGCAAATCCCGGCACCGCTGGCGCTGGACTTCATCTTTACCACCGTGCTGATGGGCATGCGCCGGCTGTTGCAACAGCAGACCCGCAACAGCCTGGCTTATGCCTCCAGCGTCGTCACCCTGGTACTCAGTGGCCTTGGCATGCCGCAGGCGGAAGCGGCAAAGATCGCCCGGCGCCCCCTGCCGCCCCTGCCCGAGAACTGA
- a CDS encoding DUF4136 domain-containing protein → MRRLRPLSLLLLPLLLAACVTRVQTDVSRFQAPSLPADLTGKTFVFVPMDSQTGSVEYETYATAIAAQLERLGWRRTNDMRNADYSVAFNYGQGNARTITTQVPIWGQTGGGTSYTSGTVNAYGGGGGFGTANYNSTTYTPPTYGVVGSSTQTSTHYTRFLDVNIYDWKRSIAENKLAGVWEARSTSAGSASSFAAVSKCMIKAVFTEFRKTGSESVVIPVADCG, encoded by the coding sequence ATGCGTCGCCTGCGCCCCTTGTCCCTTCTGCTGCTGCCGCTTCTGCTTGCCGCCTGCGTCACCCGGGTACAGACCGATGTGTCGCGCTTCCAGGCGCCAAGCCTGCCGGCCGATCTCACCGGCAAGACCTTCGTATTCGTGCCGATGGACAGCCAGACCGGCTCGGTGGAATACGAGACCTATGCCACGGCGATTGCCGCCCAGCTTGAGCGTCTCGGCTGGCGCCGCACCAACGACATGCGCAACGCCGATTACAGCGTCGCGTTCAACTATGGCCAGGGCAATGCCCGCACCATCACCACGCAGGTGCCGATCTGGGGCCAGACCGGCGGCGGCACCAGCTATACCAGCGGCACGGTGAATGCCTATGGCGGTGGCGGCGGTTTCGGCACCGCGAACTACAACAGCACCACCTACACGCCACCGACCTATGGCGTGGTCGGCAGCAGCACCCAGACCAGCACGCATTACACGCGCTTCCTGGATGTGAACATCTACGACTGGAAACGCTCCATCGCGGAGAACAAACTCGCCGGCGTGTGGGAAGCGCGCTCGACCAGCGCCGGTTCGGCAAGCTCGTTCGCCGCCGTTTCGAAATGCATGATCAAGGCGGTGTTCACCGAGTTTCGCAAAACCGGCAGCGAGTCAGTGGTCATTCCGGTCGCTGATTGCGGCTAG
- a CDS encoding Ldh family oxidoreductase has product MSGTPLDREHDRRGHAPDSAPRFADATLLGFAQTLLLKAGMEADKATCVAELLLDGDRMGHSTHGLQLLGGYLGEIEKGNMKTSGQPIVLADRPAALTWNGDYLPGLWLLREAIREGVKRARVHGTCTIVIRRSHHIGCLAVYPPLAAAEGMMLLLASSDPFGNSVAPHGALAGRFTPNPIAAGWPTDGLPVVMDISASTTSNGMTSRLHRLNQADGGERRLGGQWLVDNQGNATDDPAAFFTKPPGAILPLGGMDLGHKGYALGLMVEALTSGLGGYGHADKPAHWGANVFLQIIDPEAFGGREAFLRETSFIAEACRTAPVKPGNPPVRLPGERGLKLKAEQMQAGIRLHPEILPSLVPWAEKFGVALPAAL; this is encoded by the coding sequence GTGAGTGGTACGCCTTTAGATCGCGAGCATGACCGGCGCGGCCACGCGCCGGATTCCGCGCCGCGTTTCGCCGATGCCACCCTGCTCGGTTTCGCTCAAACCCTGCTGCTGAAAGCCGGGATGGAAGCCGACAAGGCTACCTGCGTCGCCGAATTGCTGCTCGATGGCGACCGCATGGGCCATTCCACCCATGGCCTGCAACTGCTCGGCGGCTATCTCGGCGAAATCGAGAAAGGCAATATGAAGACCAGCGGCCAGCCGATTGTGCTGGCCGACCGCCCGGCGGCGCTGACCTGGAATGGCGACTATCTGCCCGGCCTGTGGCTGCTGCGCGAGGCGATCCGCGAAGGCGTCAAGCGTGCCCGGGTGCATGGCACCTGTACCATCGTGATCCGCCGCTCGCATCATATCGGCTGCCTCGCGGTCTATCCGCCGCTTGCCGCCGCCGAAGGCATGATGCTGCTGCTGGCCTCCTCCGACCCGTTCGGCAATTCGGTGGCGCCGCATGGCGCGCTGGCCGGCCGCTTCACGCCCAATCCGATTGCCGCCGGCTGGCCCACCGACGGGCTGCCGGTGGTGATGGATATCAGCGCCTCCACGACGTCGAACGGCATGACCTCGCGGCTGCATCGCCTGAACCAGGCGGATGGCGGCGAGCGCCGCCTCGGTGGGCAATGGCTGGTCGACAACCAGGGCAATGCCACCGACGATCCGGCCGCTTTCTTCACAAAGCCGCCCGGCGCCATCCTGCCGCTCGGCGGCATGGATCTGGGCCACAAGGGCTATGCGCTCGGCCTGATGGTCGAGGCGCTGACCAGCGGTCTCGGCGGCTATGGCCATGCCGACAAACCGGCGCATTGGGGCGCCAACGTGTTCCTGCAGATCATCGACCCGGAAGCCTTCGGTGGCCGAGAAGCTTTCCTGCGCGAAACCAGCTTCATCGCCGAGGCCTGCCGCACCGCGCCGGTGAAGCCGGGCAATCCGCCGGTGCGCCTGCCCGGCGAGCGCGGCCTGAAGCTGAAGGCCGAGCAGATGCAGGCTGGCATCCGCCTGCATCCGGAAATCCTGCCGAGCCTGGTGCCGTGGGCCGAAAAATTCGGCGTCGCCCTGCCGGCTGCGCTCTAG
- a CDS encoding DNA-3-methyladenine glycosylase I codes for MSKTIPGPDGKPRCRWCAAAPEFFAYHDHEWGYPVEDDRRLFEKLCLESFQSGLSWRTILAKRENFRAAFHGFDFERVARFTEKDVARLLKDEGIVRHRGKIEATINNAKRAREMVKAEGSLAAYIWRFEPVSGETAPPQSASSTAASVALSKDLKKRGWAFVGPTTVYAFMQAMGLVNDHAEDCVIRAKAAKARAKFKPPRGS; via the coding sequence ATGAGCAAGACGATACCTGGCCCCGATGGCAAGCCACGCTGCCGCTGGTGTGCGGCAGCACCGGAATTCTTCGCCTATCACGACCATGAATGGGGCTACCCGGTGGAGGATGACCGTCGCCTGTTCGAGAAACTCTGCCTGGAAAGTTTCCAGTCGGGCCTGAGCTGGCGCACCATCCTGGCCAAGCGCGAGAATTTCCGTGCCGCCTTTCATGGCTTCGATTTCGAACGCGTGGCGCGCTTCACCGAGAAGGATGTTGCGCGCTTGCTGAAAGATGAGGGCATCGTGCGCCATCGCGGCAAGATCGAGGCGACTATCAACAATGCCAAGCGCGCCAGGGAAATGGTCAAGGCGGAAGGGTCGCTCGCCGCCTATATCTGGCGCTTCGAACCGGTGTCCGGCGAAACAGCGCCGCCGCAAAGCGCCTCCAGCACGGCGGCCTCGGTGGCCTTGTCCAAGGATTTGAAGAAGCGTGGTTGGGCCTTTGTCGGCCCCACCACGGTCTATGCCTTCATGCAGGCCATGGGCCTGGTGAACGACCATGCCGAGGATTGCGTGATCCGCGCCAAAGCAGCCAAAGCACGGGCCAAGTTCAAGCCGCCACGCGGGAGTTAA
- a CDS encoding TetR/AcrR family transcriptional regulator, which yields MSAAETRQQIVEAADRLFYEQGFEATSFADIAAAVKLSRGNFYYHFKTKDEILDAVIALRLENTQRMLDAWEAAGAAPAERIRSFINILIMNRAKIMLYGCPVGTLCSELAKLDHGAKGEAAKLFTLFRDWLAKQFKARGHGREADVLALHLLARSQGVATLATAFRHEAFIRREVEDMCAWLETQKPARARA from the coding sequence ATGAGCGCGGCGGAAACGCGGCAGCAGATTGTCGAGGCGGCGGACCGGCTGTTCTACGAGCAGGGCTTCGAGGCGACGTCGTTCGCCGATATCGCCGCAGCCGTGAAGTTGTCGCGCGGCAATTTCTATTATCACTTCAAGACCAAGGACGAGATCCTTGATGCCGTAATCGCACTGCGGCTGGAGAATACGCAGCGCATGCTCGATGCCTGGGAGGCAGCAGGCGCCGCGCCGGCAGAGCGCATCCGCAGCTTCATCAATATCCTGATCATGAACCGCGCCAAGATCATGCTCTATGGCTGCCCGGTCGGTACATTGTGCAGCGAACTGGCCAAGCTAGATCACGGCGCCAAGGGCGAGGCGGCGAAGCTGTTCACCCTGTTCCGCGACTGGCTGGCGAAGCAGTTCAAGGCGCGGGGACATGGCCGCGAGGCCGATGTGCTGGCGCTGCATCTGCTGGCGCGCAGCCAGGGCGTTGCCACGCTGGCGACGGCGTTCCGCCACGAAGCCTTCATCCGCCGCGAGGTGGAGGATATGTGCGCCTGGCTCGAGACGCAGAAGCCGGCACGCGCGCGAGCCTGA
- a CDS encoding M10 family metallopeptidase, with protein sequence MATQSNSFAEKGYGSPQIDSLVWGAGWQNAASNPIGYYFSADAVSAADSPIGGFTGQPWTTGLIAAFESAIGQFEAVANVKFVEVTDAASADMVWHLAPGSNFQPNVLGQHDVPDGSQSQTHGYFNIDAPAFQTLTPGSVGNLVIIHELGHGMGLAHPHDGGGNPGATLFPGVTSSASLGTYALNQGVYTTMSYNNGLNTTPPTTSSFGAQGTLMALDIAALQRIYGANTTTASGDDTYALPTSNTIGTAWQSVWDTGGNDTVDASAATGNVTINLNAATLSGATAGGSISQASSVQGGLTIANKVVIENATGGSGNDTLVGNAAANVLTGGAGKDTMSGGAGNDTYYVDNAADKVLENASQGADTVIASASYTLGANVENLVLVGATNGTGNSGINTITGNALDNVLNGGAGSDTLIGGLGNDTYVVDNAQDRAVEAAGEGDDTVSSIVSYTLRDNIENLTLTGANPINGTGNAAANVITGNRGNNTLNGGAGADTLIGGLGNDVYVIDDAGDVVVELANQGNDSVQASISYVLTANIEHLTLTGRAAIDGTGNSADNHLIGNEGANVLSGGAGKDRILGGGGNDTISGGAGQDTLTGGGGADVFMFTSLNDSPFAGTARDTISDLNLRHGDRINLSAIDADTTQAGDQDFVFITGKAFTVAGQVMVTKGLLTAEVNGDGVADFAINLVGVVTLADGSFLIG encoded by the coding sequence ATGGCCACGCAAAGCAACAGTTTCGCCGAGAAGGGGTATGGCAGTCCGCAGATCGACTCCCTGGTCTGGGGTGCCGGTTGGCAGAATGCTGCCAGCAATCCCATCGGCTATTATTTTTCCGCCGACGCGGTGAGTGCGGCAGACAGTCCCATTGGCGGCTTTACCGGGCAGCCGTGGACGACCGGTCTGATCGCGGCGTTTGAGTCAGCGATCGGGCAATTCGAAGCGGTGGCGAATGTAAAATTCGTCGAAGTGACCGATGCCGCCAGTGCCGATATGGTGTGGCACTTGGCGCCGGGCAGCAATTTCCAGCCAAATGTGCTGGGCCAGCATGATGTGCCGGATGGGTCGCAAAGCCAGACCCATGGCTATTTCAACATCGACGCCCCTGCCTTCCAGACACTGACGCCCGGTTCGGTCGGCAATCTGGTGATCATCCATGAACTGGGCCACGGCATGGGCCTGGCGCATCCGCATGATGGCGGCGGCAATCCCGGCGCCACGCTGTTCCCGGGGGTGACATCCTCGGCATCGCTTGGCACCTATGCGCTGAACCAGGGCGTCTACACCACGATGAGCTACAATAACGGGCTCAACACCACGCCGCCCACCACCAGCTCGTTTGGTGCCCAGGGCACCCTGATGGCGCTCGACATCGCCGCGCTGCAACGCATCTATGGCGCCAACACCACCACGGCCTCGGGTGACGACACCTACGCCTTGCCCACCAGCAACACCATCGGCACCGCCTGGCAGAGCGTATGGGATACCGGCGGCAACGATACCGTGGATGCCAGCGCCGCTACTGGCAATGTCACCATCAACCTCAATGCCGCAACCCTATCCGGCGCCACGGCCGGCGGTTCGATCTCGCAGGCCAGCAGCGTGCAGGGCGGCCTTACCATCGCCAACAAGGTGGTGATCGAAAATGCCACTGGGGGCAGCGGCAATGACACCCTGGTCGGCAATGCTGCCGCCAATGTCCTGACTGGCGGCGCCGGCAAGGACACGATGAGCGGCGGTGCCGGCAACGATACCTATTATGTCGATAACGCAGCCGACAAGGTGCTCGAGAATGCCAGCCAGGGCGCGGATACCGTCATCGCTTCCGCCAGCTACACCCTCGGCGCCAATGTGGAAAACCTGGTGCTGGTAGGGGCGACCAACGGCACCGGCAATTCCGGCATCAATACAATTACCGGCAATGCGCTGGATAATGTGCTGAATGGCGGCGCCGGCTCGGATACGCTGATCGGCGGCCTCGGCAATGATACCTACGTCGTCGACAATGCCCAGGACCGCGCGGTGGAAGCGGCGGGCGAGGGCGACGACACTGTATCGTCGATTGTTTCCTATACCTTGCGCGACAATATCGAGAATCTGACTCTCACCGGCGCCAACCCGATCAACGGCACCGGCAATGCTGCTGCCAATGTCATCACCGGCAATCGCGGCAACAATACGCTGAATGGCGGTGCCGGCGCAGATACGCTGATCGGTGGCCTTGGCAACGATGTCTATGTGATCGACGATGCAGGCGATGTGGTGGTTGAACTGGCGAACCAGGGCAATGACTCGGTGCAAGCCAGCATCAGCTACGTCCTGACGGCCAATATCGAGCATCTGACGCTGACGGGCCGCGCCGCCATCGACGGCACTGGCAATAGCGCCGACAATCACCTGATCGGTAATGAGGGCGCCAATGTCCTGAGCGGCGGTGCCGGCAAGGATCGTATTCTTGGCGGCGGCGGTAACGATACGATCTCCGGCGGGGCAGGGCAGGATACGCTGACCGGCGGCGGCGGCGCCGATGTGTTCATGTTCACCAGCCTGAATGACTCACCCTTCGCCGGTACCGCCCGCGACACCATCAGCGACCTGAATCTGCGCCACGGCGACCGGATCAACCTGTCTGCCATTGACGCCGACACGACCCAGGCGGGAGATCAGGATTTCGTCTTTATCACGGGCAAGGCGTTCACCGTGGCCGGGCAGGTGATGGTGACCAAGGGGCTGCTTACCGCCGAAGTGAATGGCGATGGGGTGGCGGATTTCGCCATCAATCTTGTCGGGGTCGTCACCCTCGCCGATGGCAGCTTCTTGATCGGCTGA
- a CDS encoding YciI family protein, with amino-acid sequence MFVVTLKFAANKAAAPRLMEGHNAWIRQGFEEGVFLLTGSMQPALGGAVLAHGVSRTEIEARVAADPFVVEQVVSAEILEIAPGRLDERLAFLKG; translated from the coding sequence ATGTTTGTCGTGACGCTGAAATTCGCCGCCAACAAGGCGGCGGCGCCGCGCCTGATGGAAGGCCACAATGCCTGGATCAGACAAGGCTTCGAGGAAGGTGTGTTCCTGCTCACCGGCAGTATGCAACCTGCGCTGGGCGGCGCAGTGCTCGCTCATGGCGTCTCGCGTACGGAGATCGAGGCCCGGGTGGCTGCAGACCCGTTCGTTGTCGAGCAGGTTGTGAGTGCCGAGATTCTTGAAATCGCGCCGGGCCGGCTGGATGAACGGCTGGCATTCCTGAAAGGCTGA
- a CDS encoding citryl-CoA lyase — translation MSDDSRERAREWWRTAIIDIEPGVIRPRGYPIEQLIGKVGYAEMLWLMLRGELPGKAEAALLEAALVAAVDHGPQAPSIAIARMTVSSGNDLNGAVGAGIAALGDTHGGAGQQCMQLYEEIAARIAGGAPLEASVLEGVALWQERYGKHVPGFGHRFHPVDPRSPKLLALVDAAVAAGTVSGRYAAIGRAVEQALAQAKAGAKKPVPMNIDGATAVIFCELGFPPPLGRGLFLLSRGVGILSHAWEQMNEGTRIKGPTPPDFLYQYTGPAKRDLP, via the coding sequence ATGAGCGACGACAGCCGAGAGCGCGCCCGCGAATGGTGGCGCACCGCGATCATTGATATCGAGCCCGGCGTGATCCGCCCGCGCGGCTATCCTATCGAGCAGCTTATCGGCAAGGTTGGCTATGCCGAAATGCTGTGGCTGATGCTGCGCGGCGAGTTGCCGGGCAAGGCAGAGGCCGCCCTGCTGGAAGCCGCCCTGGTGGCGGCGGTGGATCACGGGCCGCAGGCGCCGTCCATCGCCATTGCGCGCATGACGGTATCGTCTGGCAACGACCTCAACGGTGCGGTGGGGGCGGGTATCGCGGCGCTCGGCGATACCCATGGCGGCGCCGGCCAGCAATGCATGCAGCTCTACGAGGAGATTGCCGCCCGCATTGCCGGTGGCGCGCCGCTTGAAGCCTCGGTGCTGGAAGGCGTGGCATTATGGCAGGAGCGCTACGGCAAGCATGTGCCGGGTTTCGGCCACCGCTTCCATCCCGTCGATCCGCGCAGCCCGAAGCTGCTGGCGCTGGTGGATGCCGCTGTCGCGGCCGGCACGGTCTCGGGTCGCTATGCCGCCATCGGCCGCGCCGTTGAACAGGCGCTGGCCCAGGCTAAGGCGGGTGCCAAGAAGCCGGTGCCGATGAACATAGACGGCGCCACCGCCGTGATCTTCTGCGAACTCGGCTTTCCGCCGCCGCTGGGGCGCGGCCTGTTCCTGCTTTCGCGCGGCGTCGGCATCCTCTCCCATGCCTGGGAGCAGATGAACGAAGGCACCCGCATCAAGGGGCCAACCCCGCCGGATTTTCTCTACCAGTATACAGGACCCGCGAAGCGTGACCTACCATGA
- a CDS encoding VOC family protein, which translates to MTMMTGLSLGYLVFEVSNPDRWSRFSTTILGLMPAEAGCGGEMLAFRCDDAAYRLLLRQGGRDDLAALGWSAATPAAFEAVLERLQGMQVAIEEQPVLAAKRNVVRMITFRDPDGTLNEVVEGLPEASTPFASAAMPGGFNAGMLGIGHAVLASHDPARLEVFYAAALGMGVTERLRTKVGPIPVQGSFLHANSRHHSLAVMSVPSRKRLNHFMLEARRLADVGVAYDRARQAGVPIMLEIGQHPEPDSTCSFYGETPSGFDFEIGAGTQVIVPEGWETHRQTIASRWGHHPTLRAKLRALSAMLLRPFNDPLKQAA; encoded by the coding sequence ATGACGATGATGACGGGTCTGAGCTTAGGCTATCTGGTGTTCGAGGTCAGCAATCCTGACCGCTGGTCGCGTTTCTCCACCACGATTTTGGGATTGATGCCGGCAGAAGCGGGCTGTGGTGGCGAGATGCTGGCTTTCCGCTGCGACGATGCCGCCTACCGGCTGCTGCTACGCCAGGGAGGGCGCGATGATCTTGCCGCGCTTGGCTGGTCCGCCGCGACGCCGGCCGCATTCGAGGCCGTGCTGGAGCGGCTGCAGGGGATGCAGGTGGCGATAGAGGAACAGCCCGTGCTGGCTGCGAAACGGAACGTTGTGCGGATGATCACGTTCCGTGATCCCGATGGCACACTGAACGAAGTGGTGGAAGGGTTGCCAGAGGCAAGCACGCCCTTTGCCTCTGCGGCCATGCCCGGGGGCTTCAATGCCGGCATGCTTGGTATCGGCCATGCGGTGCTGGCCAGCCATGATCCGGCCCGGCTTGAGGTATTCTACGCGGCGGCGCTCGGCATGGGCGTTACCGAACGCTTGCGCACCAAGGTCGGGCCGATTCCGGTGCAGGGCAGCTTCCTGCATGCCAACAGCCGGCATCATTCCCTGGCGGTGATGTCGGTACCCAGCCGCAAGCGGCTCAATCATTTCATGCTGGAGGCGCGGCGGCTGGCGGATGTCGGTGTTGCCTATGATCGCGCGCGCCAGGCCGGTGTGCCGATCATGTTGGAAATCGGCCAGCATCCTGAGCCGGATAGCACCTGCTCCTTCTACGGCGAGACACCGTCCGGCTTTGATTTCGAGATCGGCGCCGGTACACAGGTGATCGTGCCGGAGGGCTGGGAGACGCATCGCCAGACCATTGCCAGCCGCTGGGGGCATCACCCGACTTTACGGGCGAAGCTGCGGGCATTGAGCGCCATGCTGCTGCGACCGTTCAATGATCCGCTGAAGCAGGCGGCCTAG